In a single window of the Chloroflexota bacterium genome:
- a CDS encoding ABC transporter ATP-binding protein translates to MTDATDIVIRVDNLTKHYGELRAVDGVSFDVRRGEVLGILGPNGAGKTTTLECIEGLTEPTSGATTVLGIDTQREPQKVKERIGVQLQASAYFDHLTLKEILDLFGMFYNRKIATLELLKQVNLADRANTTVNKLSGGQQQRFSIAATLVNDPEVVFLDEPTTGLDPRARRSLWNFVQSINSTGCTVVLTTHYMEEAEYLCDRIAIMDRGKIVALDTPDNLVRSLPVPYRIRVGEECKERIVELHELAGVKEALADENGARLMSTDASMTVPALMNWATKSGVNLTHLEVVPSNLEDVFLSITGRALTE, encoded by the coding sequence TTGACCGACGCAACGGATATTGTCATCCGAGTCGATAACCTCACGAAGCACTACGGCGAGTTACGCGCGGTTGACGGCGTATCATTCGACGTGCGGCGCGGCGAGGTGCTCGGCATTCTGGGGCCCAATGGCGCGGGCAAGACAACCACTCTGGAGTGCATCGAAGGTCTAACCGAGCCTACATCAGGCGCTACAACCGTGCTTGGCATAGACACGCAGCGCGAACCCCAAAAGGTCAAAGAGCGCATCGGCGTGCAGCTTCAGGCATCGGCATACTTCGACCACCTCACACTCAAAGAGATACTCGACCTGTTCGGCATGTTCTACAATCGTAAAATCGCCACCCTTGAACTGCTTAAACAAGTCAATCTGGCAGACAGAGCGAACACCACCGTCAACAAGCTTTCAGGCGGGCAGCAGCAGCGATTCAGCATCGCCGCTACGCTGGTCAACGATCCGGAAGTGGTGTTCCTCGACGAACCCACCACAGGCCTCGACCCCCGCGCGCGCCGCAGTCTCTGGAATTTCGTCCAGTCTATAAACTCCACAGGGTGCACCGTCGTGCTGACAACACACTACATGGAAGAGGCAGAGTACTTGTGCGACCGCATCGCCATTATGGACAGGGGCAAGATAGTCGCCTTGGACACCCCCGATAACTTGGTGCGTTCCCTGCCCGTTCCCTACCGGATAAGGGTCGGCGAAGAATGCAAAGAACGCATAGTGGAGCTGCACGAACTGGCGGGTGTGAAAGAGGCGCTGGCTGACGAAAACGGTGCGCGTCTGATGTCCACGGACGCATCCATGACCGTGCCTGCCCTGATGAATTGGGCAACTAAATCAGGCGTGAATCTGACGCATCTCGAAGTTGTTCCATCCAATCTTGAGGATGTGTTTCTGTCCATCACGGGACGGGCGCTAACGGAGTGA
- the hflX gene encoding GTPase HflX, producing the protein MKSTRQRLERAILVGVELRRRRGPWRLKDSLAELGELARSARAIVVGTVSQRIDRPTQVYLGKGKLEELKRLIYAKHAGTVICDDELTPTQQRNLENALGESVKVIDRTALILDVFAQRARTKEGRLQVELAQHEYLLPRLAGQWTHLERLGGGIGTRGPGETQIETDRRLVRRRILKLKRDLEDVRRHRARYRARRIEMEVPVVSLVGYTNAGKSSLLNRLTKADVMAENLLFSTLDPITRRVRTPAGRDVLLTDTVGFIQKLPTAVVAAFRATLEEVQESTLVMHVLDITHPNAAQMAEVVDNIMEALDVLDKPRIMALNKVDLLDESADGDTLSRALQFADGDVKCVFTSAETGAGLESLLDEIDTALDALEVPQELPAFAAAGTGRA; encoded by the coding sequence ATGAAATCAACGCGGCAAAGGCTGGAACGCGCGATACTCGTGGGCGTGGAATTGCGGCGGCGGCGCGGACCGTGGCGGCTGAAAGATTCGCTCGCAGAGCTGGGCGAACTTGCAAGAAGCGCGCGCGCCATCGTCGTGGGCACAGTCTCGCAGCGCATAGACAGACCCACGCAGGTGTATCTGGGCAAGGGCAAGCTTGAAGAGCTGAAGCGCCTCATCTACGCCAAGCACGCAGGCACAGTCATCTGCGACGACGAACTGACGCCCACCCAGCAGCGCAATCTCGAAAACGCGCTGGGTGAATCGGTCAAGGTGATAGACCGCACGGCGCTGATTCTGGACGTGTTCGCGCAGCGGGCGCGCACAAAGGAAGGACGCCTGCAGGTCGAGCTTGCGCAGCACGAGTATTTGCTGCCGCGGCTCGCCGGGCAGTGGACGCATTTAGAGCGCTTGGGCGGCGGCATCGGAACGCGCGGACCGGGTGAAACGCAGATCGAGACCGACCGCAGGCTCGTGCGGCGGCGCATCCTGAAGCTCAAGCGCGACCTTGAGGACGTGCGGCGGCATCGCGCGCGTTATCGAGCGCGGCGCATCGAGATGGAAGTACCGGTGGTCTCCTTGGTTGGCTACACGAACGCCGGCAAGAGTTCGCTGCTGAATCGGCTAACGAAGGCAGATGTGATGGCAGAAAACCTGCTGTTCTCCACGTTGGACCCGATAACGCGGCGCGTGCGCACTCCCGCGGGACGCGACGTGCTGCTGACTGACACAGTGGGCTTCATACAGAAGCTGCCAACGGCGGTAGTCGCGGCGTTCAGGGCAACACTTGAGGAAGTTCAGGAATCCACGCTGGTGATGCATGTGCTGGACATCACGCATCCAAACGCGGCGCAAATGGCAGAAGTCGTCGATAACATCATGGAAGCTCTCGATGTGCTCGACAAGCCGCGCATCATGGCGCTGAACAAAGTCGATCTGCTAGACGAGAGCGCCGACGGCGACACGCTAAGCCGCGCGCTGCAATTCGCCGACGGCGATGTGAAGTGCGTCTTCACATCAGCAGAAACAGGCGCAGGCTTGGAATCGCTGCTGGACGAAATCGACACAGCGCTGGACGCGTTAGAAGTGCCGCAAGAATTGCCGGCGTTCGCCGCCGCCGGCACGGGTAGGGCGTAG
- a CDS encoding alkyl hydroperoxide reductase codes for MHVFPQLRKLEEKYADEMIVVGVHSAKFAAEKDYENVRKAVLRYEIEHPVVNDKDFEVWSQYGARAWPTLMFIDPEGKVLGKHEGEFAVADLDSLLSKMIAEYDNNQLVNRTPITLKLEKDKEWERPLSFPGKVLADERSDRLFIADSNHNRIVVTDLRGNALYVVGSGKQGLRDGAFDEAQFHDPQGMALGGDTLFVADTKNHAIRAVDLANQSVRTVAGTGEQARSFHRGGNARFVQLRSPWDVVLEGDSLYIAMAGFHQIWRYDLNTQEVSAFAGNGRERIVDGQLANAELAQPSGIVSDGEKLYFTDSETSAVRSADLNTNGSVNTIVGLHLFEFGDVDGIGDEVRLQHPIGIELHDGVLYIADTYNNKIKRIYPATRGATSFIGVNTPGHEDGAGVFAQFHEPAGISVARGKLYIADTNNHAVRVADLNTQEVSTLEISGL; via the coding sequence ATGCATGTATTTCCGCAGTTGCGGAAACTAGAAGAGAAGTACGCGGACGAGATGATTGTCGTGGGCGTACATTCGGCGAAGTTCGCCGCCGAGAAGGACTATGAGAATGTTCGCAAGGCGGTGCTACGCTACGAGATTGAGCATCCCGTCGTCAACGACAAAGACTTCGAGGTATGGTCGCAGTACGGCGCGCGCGCCTGGCCCACGCTTATGTTCATCGACCCGGAAGGTAAAGTGCTGGGCAAGCACGAAGGCGAGTTCGCAGTCGCTGACTTGGACAGCCTGCTTTCGAAAATGATAGCCGAGTACGACAACAACCAGCTCGTCAACCGCACGCCCATCACGCTGAAGCTCGAAAAGGATAAGGAGTGGGAGCGCCCGCTGTCATTCCCCGGCAAGGTACTTGCGGACGAACGGTCGGACAGGCTGTTCATAGCAGACTCCAATCACAACCGCATCGTGGTTACGGATTTGCGCGGAAATGCGCTCTATGTCGTCGGCAGCGGCAAGCAAGGGCTGCGCGACGGCGCATTCGACGAGGCGCAATTCCACGATCCGCAGGGCATGGCACTTGGGGGAGATACACTGTTTGTCGCCGACACGAAGAATCACGCAATACGCGCAGTTGACCTAGCAAATCAAAGCGTAAGAACCGTCGCCGGCACCGGCGAGCAGGCAAGATCGTTCCACCGCGGCGGCAACGCGCGCTTCGTACAGCTGCGTTCGCCATGGGATGTCGTGCTCGAAGGCGATAGCCTCTACATCGCTATGGCAGGCTTTCACCAAATATGGCGCTATGACCTGAACACGCAGGAAGTTTCGGCATTCGCTGGCAACGGACGCGAGCGCATCGTGGATGGACAGCTCGCCAACGCGGAACTAGCGCAGCCGAGCGGCATCGTCAGCGACGGCGAGAAATTATACTTCACAGACAGCGAAACAAGCGCAGTGCGGTCAGCGGACTTAAACACAAACGGCTCCGTCAACACCATTGTCGGCCTGCATCTGTTCGAGTTCGGGGATGTGGACGGCATCGGAGATGAGGTGCGCCTGCAGCATCCCATCGGCATCGAGCTGCACGATGGCGTGCTGTACATCGCCGACACGTACAACAACAAAATCAAGCGCATCTACCCGGCAACGCGCGGCGCGACATCGTTCATCGGCGTCAACACTCCTGGCCACGAAGACGGCGCGGGTGTATTCGCGCAGTTCCACGAGCCTGCCGGCATCAGCGTGGCGCGTGGCAAGCTCTACATCGCCGATACCAACAACCACGCCGTCAGAGTCGCCGACCTAAACACACAAGAGGTCAGCACACTGGAGATTAGCGGGCTGTAG
- a CDS encoding thioredoxin domain-containing protein, whose translation MPNRLANETSPYLLQHANNPVDWYPWGDEALERARVEDKPILLSVGYSACHWCHVMERESFENADIAAQMNDRFVSVKVDREERPDIDSIYMTAVQAMTGHGGWPMTVFLTPDGKPFYGGTYFPPEDRGGMPSFPRVLEAISDAYRNNRSDIMQNTEHLLERMRQMAAVGQQGFEPLTDEVMRLAMRKAASDFDDRHGGFGLQPKFPQPMTYEFLLRHYLRTEDADALHMVELTLQRMAMAGIYDQIGGGFHRYSTDNFWLVPHFEKMLYDNALLVRLYLHAYQITGNPMYRRIVEETLEYIRREMTSPEGGFYSAQDADSEGVEGKFFIWLPQEIEDALGEEDGDIVCRYYGVTPHGNFEGRNILRVAMDAANLSRDEGLSAAEFSELLTRSRDKLLEVRNRRIAPGLDDKILTSWNGLTLAAFAEAAAVLGRDDYADIAEHSAEFLLANLLHDGRLLRTYKDGTAKLNGYLEDYAFLIDGLLALHEVNFSRETLDAAITLGNDMIELFWDTASGQFFDTGHDHEQLVVRPKDLTDNAIPCGSSMAVSVLLRLAVISGDGDMERRASEALRSVRQLMMTFPTAAGTWLGALDFYLSRPKEVAIIGGRDDAETGSLLAEVYRNYVPNRILLCASEGDDDTGLPLLTERRKIDGKATAYVCENYVCQLPVTDPQAFARLLVE comes from the coding sequence ATGCCCAACCGCCTAGCTAACGAAACCAGCCCGTACCTGTTGCAGCACGCCAACAATCCTGTGGACTGGTATCCTTGGGGCGATGAGGCGCTGGAACGCGCGCGCGTGGAGGACAAGCCAATCCTGCTGAGCGTGGGATATTCCGCGTGCCACTGGTGCCATGTGATGGAACGCGAGTCGTTTGAGAACGCGGACATCGCGGCGCAAATGAACGACAGATTCGTCAGCGTCAAGGTTGACCGCGAGGAGCGACCGGACATCGACTCCATCTACATGACGGCAGTGCAGGCGATGACCGGACATGGCGGCTGGCCTATGACCGTCTTCCTGACTCCGGACGGTAAGCCATTCTACGGCGGCACATACTTCCCGCCTGAAGACCGGGGCGGCATGCCGAGCTTCCCGCGCGTCCTTGAGGCTATTTCGGACGCATACCGCAACAATCGCAGCGACATAATGCAGAACACTGAGCATCTGCTAGAACGCATGCGGCAGATGGCGGCGGTCGGGCAGCAGGGCTTTGAGCCGCTGACGGACGAAGTTATGCGTCTGGCGATGCGCAAGGCGGCAAGCGACTTTGACGACAGGCACGGCGGCTTCGGATTACAGCCAAAGTTCCCCCAGCCGATGACCTACGAATTCCTGCTACGCCACTACCTACGAACCGAAGACGCGGACGCGCTGCACATGGTCGAGCTGACACTGCAACGCATGGCGATGGCTGGCATCTACGACCAGATTGGCGGCGGATTTCACCGCTATTCTACGGACAACTTCTGGCTCGTACCGCACTTCGAGAAGATGCTCTACGATAACGCCCTGCTCGTCAGGCTCTACCTACATGCCTACCAGATAACCGGCAATCCGATGTACCGGCGCATCGTAGAGGAAACTCTGGAGTACATTCGGCGCGAAATGACATCACCGGAAGGTGGGTTCTACTCGGCGCAGGACGCGGACAGCGAGGGCGTTGAGGGCAAGTTTTTCATCTGGCTGCCCCAGGAAATCGAAGACGCGCTCGGCGAGGAAGACGGCGACATAGTCTGTCGCTACTACGGCGTTACGCCGCACGGCAACTTCGAAGGGCGAAACATCTTGCGCGTGGCGATGGATGCCGCCAATCTCTCGCGTGACGAAGGGCTGTCTGCCGCCGAGTTTAGCGAACTGCTGACTCGATCGCGCGACAAACTGCTTGAAGTGCGCAACCGACGAATCGCGCCGGGCCTTGACGACAAGATTCTGACATCGTGGAACGGGTTGACGCTGGCGGCTTTCGCAGAAGCGGCGGCAGTGCTAGGACGCGACGACTACGCCGACATCGCAGAGCACAGCGCAGAGTTTCTACTGGCGAATCTGCTGCACGACGGCAGACTCCTCCGCACATACAAGGACGGTACGGCCAAGCTGAACGGCTATCTCGAAGACTACGCCTTCCTGATAGATGGCTTGCTCGCGCTGCACGAGGTTAACTTCAGTCGGGAAACACTGGACGCCGCCATCACTCTGGGCAACGATATGATCGAGCTATTCTGGGATACGGCAAGCGGGCAGTTTTTCGACACGGGACACGACCACGAGCAACTTGTCGTGCGTCCGAAAGACCTGACCGACAACGCGATCCCTTGCGGTAGTTCTATGGCGGTATCGGTGCTGCTGCGGCTTGCTGTGATTAGCGGAGACGGCGATATGGAACGACGCGCGTCCGAGGCGCTGCGATCCGTTCGGCAGCTGATGATGACATTCCCCACTGCGGCTGGAACATGGCTAGGCGCGCTGGACTTCTATTTGTCGCGCCCGAAGGAAGTAGCGATAATCGGCGGTCGCGATGATGCGGAGACAGGTTCACTGCTCGCCGAAGTATATCGCAACTATGTGCCAAACCGCATCCTGCTATGCGCAAGCGAAGGTGACGACGACACCGGGTTACCGCTGCTCACCGAAAGGCGCAAGATCGACGGCAAGGCGACCGCGTATGTGTGCGAAAACTATGTATGTCAGCTGCCCGTAACCGATCCGCAGGCGTTCGCAAGGCTGCTAGTTGAATGA
- the tenA gene encoding thiaminase II, giving the protein MKVPSKERRMATESFSAELRQEALPIWEAIFEHPFLAEIQAATLPMEKFRYYVEQDYHYLAGFGQVVATALSKAPDSATLRRLTRRITTPVERLLHGKMFDLLEMTEAEAEAVALSPTNLAYINHMQTAASAGGVGEAAAALLPCPWTYHEIGQLIDVPDHPVFTYWAAPYRDGLLEESTAAWRELVDEFAAKSGPAVREAMRSAFITSSRYEFMFWTMAYRMEDWPV; this is encoded by the coding sequence ATGAAGGTGCCAAGCAAGGAGAGACGGATGGCTACTGAAAGCTTCTCGGCAGAACTGCGGCAGGAAGCCTTGCCTATTTGGGAGGCGATTTTCGAGCACCCGTTTCTCGCGGAGATTCAAGCGGCGACGTTGCCGATGGAAAAGTTCCGCTACTATGTCGAGCAGGACTACCACTATCTCGCCGGATTCGGGCAGGTCGTGGCGACCGCGCTGTCGAAGGCACCCGATTCGGCGACACTCCGCAGACTCACGCGGCGCATTACCACGCCGGTGGAACGTCTGCTGCACGGCAAGATGTTCGATCTTCTGGAAATGACGGAAGCCGAAGCTGAAGCTGTCGCGCTGTCGCCGACAAACTTGGCTTACATCAACCACATGCAAACGGCGGCATCGGCTGGTGGCGTTGGCGAGGCGGCGGCGGCGTTGCTGCCCTGCCCATGGACTTACCACGAAATCGGTCAGCTGATTGATGTACCGGATCACCCAGTATTCACCTACTGGGCAGCGCCTTATCGCGACGGGCTGCTTGAAGAAAGCACTGCGGCGTGGCGCGAGCTTGTGGACGAATTCGCGGCGAAATCAGGTCCGGCGGTGCGCGAGGCGATGCGCAGCGCGTTCATCACCAGCTCGCGCTATGAGTTCATGTTTTGGACTATGGCGTATCGGATGGAAGACTGGCCCGTGTAA
- the smpB gene encoding SsrA-binding protein SmpB: MSKKNKVQQKQSGTVVNNRRARRNYEVLDSVEAGLVLTGTEIKAIREGRVNLSDAYGKPEGGELWLMNMHIAQYSAGSSNNHEPTRPRKLLLHKDEIIRLSRQVSERGLTLVPMRLYIRRHRAKVELAVARGRKLYDKRRAMIDREREREALQAVRR; this comes from the coding sequence ATGAGCAAGAAGAATAAGGTACAGCAGAAGCAGAGCGGCACCGTCGTCAACAATCGCAGGGCGCGTCGCAACTACGAGGTCTTGGACAGCGTGGAAGCCGGGCTGGTACTCACCGGCACGGAAATCAAGGCGATCCGCGAAGGGCGCGTGAACCTTAGCGATGCTTACGGCAAGCCGGAGGGCGGCGAGCTGTGGCTGATGAACATGCATATCGCGCAGTACTCGGCAGGCTCGAGCAACAACCACGAGCCGACTAGGCCGCGCAAGTTGCTGCTGCACAAGGACGAGATAATCCGCCTTTCGCGCCAGGTGTCAGAGCGCGGGCTGACACTGGTGCCAATGCGTCTGTACATCCGGCGGCATCGCGCGAAGGTGGAGCTCGCTGTTGCGCGTGGGCGCAAGCTGTACGACAAGCGCCGCGCGATGATTGACCGCGAACGCGAACGCGAGGCGCTGCAAGCAGTACGACGATAG
- a CDS encoding FAD-binding protein, producing the protein MATTDYASIEVIRQLQAIVGDDYVVYKPEDLIVYEYDGSADKAMPSIVVVPEDAEQVSAVVKVARENEVPIVPRGAGTGLSGGAVAQVGGIVISLTRMTRILEVDVENRIAVVEPGVINLHLTEYVSQYGLCYAPDPSSQKACTIGGNVAENSGGPHCLAYGVTTNHVLGMEVVMADGSLQWVGGRTRETPGYDLRGILIGSEGTLAIVTKVIVRLLRQPEAVKTLLAVFRDVSEASAAVSGIIGAGIVPAAIEMMDALCIQAVEPAVNAGYPEDAGAVLLVEVEGLHESVEEEVEEIENVCNEFGPIEIRTATSQEARDRLWAGRKGVLGALGRLAPNYLLVDGTVPRTKLVEVLSQIRQLSQDSGYPIANLLHAGDGNLHPSVLFDERKPGDTDKALALGGEILRMCVDAGGVLTGEHGIGLEKQEYMDFMFTDDDMEAMARLKPAFDTRDMLNPAKIFPTGASCGEVAGHHSHWHGAIARVGADAWI; encoded by the coding sequence ATGGCGACAACGGACTATGCAAGCATCGAAGTCATCCGGCAGTTGCAAGCAATCGTCGGCGACGATTATGTCGTCTATAAGCCTGAAGACCTGATCGTTTACGAGTACGACGGCTCCGCGGACAAGGCGATGCCGTCCATCGTGGTCGTGCCGGAAGATGCGGAGCAAGTCTCGGCGGTCGTAAAGGTTGCGCGAGAGAACGAAGTCCCCATCGTACCTAGAGGCGCGGGCACCGGACTGAGCGGCGGCGCGGTCGCTCAGGTCGGCGGCATTGTAATCTCGCTCACACGCATGACGCGCATCCTTGAAGTGGATGTGGAAAACCGCATCGCAGTCGTTGAACCGGGCGTCATCAACTTGCACCTGACCGAGTATGTGTCGCAGTACGGCTTGTGTTACGCGCCTGACCCGTCCAGCCAAAAGGCTTGCACCATCGGCGGCAATGTCGCGGAGAACTCAGGCGGACCGCACTGCCTTGCTTATGGCGTAACCACAAACCACGTGCTGGGCATGGAAGTCGTGATGGCAGACGGCTCGCTTCAATGGGTCGGCGGACGCACACGCGAGACACCGGGGTACGACCTGCGCGGCATCCTCATCGGCTCCGAAGGTACGCTGGCTATCGTTACGAAGGTCATCGTGCGATTGCTGCGCCAGCCTGAAGCGGTCAAGACGCTGCTCGCGGTGTTCCGCGATGTGAGTGAGGCGAGCGCCGCAGTATCCGGTATCATCGGCGCAGGCATCGTTCCCGCCGCCATCGAGATGATGGACGCCCTCTGCATCCAAGCGGTAGAGCCTGCCGTGAATGCGGGCTACCCGGAGGATGCCGGCGCAGTGCTGCTAGTGGAAGTCGAGGGCTTGCACGAGTCTGTGGAGGAAGAGGTGGAGGAAATTGAGAATGTGTGCAACGAATTCGGCCCGATAGAGATTCGGACAGCGACAAGTCAGGAAGCGCGCGACCGGCTCTGGGCAGGACGCAAAGGCGTGCTGGGCGCGTTGGGACGGCTCGCACCGAACTATCTGCTGGTGGACGGCACAGTGCCGCGAACTAAGCTGGTCGAAGTGCTTTCGCAAATTCGGCAGCTGTCGCAGGACAGCGGCTATCCCATCGCTAACCTGCTGCACGCCGGCGACGGCAACCTGCACCCGTCAGTTCTGTTCGACGAGCGCAAGCCGGGTGATACGGATAAGGCGCTCGCGCTCGGCGGCGAGATACTGCGGATGTGCGTGGATGCGGGTGGCGTTCTGACCGGCGAGCACGGCATCGGGCTGGAAAAGCAGGAATACATGGACTTCATGTTCACTGACGACGACATGGAGGCGATGGCACGACTTAAGCCCGCGTTCGACACGCGCGATATGCTCAACCCGGCGAAGATATTCCCCACCGGCGCGTCCTGCGGAGAAGTGGCGGGCCACCACAGCCACTGGCACGGCGCGATAGCCCGCGTCGGCGCGGATGCTTGGATATAG
- a CDS encoding ABC transporter permease has product MLLYHLTIANLKMLARDRQALFWALAFPLLFVVVFGLFFRDTESAQTLAVIDYSQDGMSAQIIENLEQVDGLVIVRRDNELQARQDIGEGDLRHLLIIPENLAATVTDDPPAQIWLLYDDSDPLSGIVVGVVSSFVDRANLRMAEAPTRLELAPQGVSSRSIDYIDFLIPGLAIWGVMNFSIIGVATSMAAYREKRILIRILATPLRVRVFFAARVLSALVLSVIQAAIILATGWLLFGVAVEGNLLHIALLVALGNIVFLNIGFVVGAFSKTVSAASGLGNAVGLPLMFMSGVFFPVENLPTILRIIVEYLPLAPIVSMVRGVVLHSAAFWEFPLELAILCGWIVMSAVAAIRTFKFR; this is encoded by the coding sequence ATGCTGCTTTACCATCTCACAATCGCCAACCTGAAGATGCTCGCGCGAGACAGACAGGCGTTATTCTGGGCGCTAGCGTTTCCACTCTTGTTCGTCGTCGTGTTCGGGCTCTTCTTCAGAGATACCGAATCAGCGCAGACCCTAGCGGTCATAGACTACTCGCAGGATGGAATGTCGGCGCAGATAATCGAAAATCTGGAGCAGGTGGACGGTCTAGTTATCGTCAGGCGAGACAACGAATTGCAGGCGCGCCAAGATATTGGCGAAGGCGATCTGAGACACCTGCTAATCATACCGGAAAATCTCGCGGCAACCGTTACGGACGACCCACCCGCACAAATCTGGCTGCTCTACGATGATTCAGACCCGCTCAGCGGTATTGTAGTGGGTGTGGTGTCGAGTTTCGTCGACCGCGCCAATCTGCGTATGGCGGAAGCCCCTACCCGCCTAGAACTCGCACCGCAGGGCGTATCCAGCCGCAGCATAGACTACATCGACTTCCTGATTCCCGGCCTTGCAATATGGGGAGTGATGAATTTCTCCATCATTGGGGTTGCCACATCTATGGCGGCGTATCGGGAAAAACGCATCCTGATACGGATACTCGCCACGCCGTTGAGGGTACGCGTGTTCTTTGCGGCGCGTGTGCTGTCCGCGCTGGTCTTGTCCGTCATTCAGGCGGCGATAATCCTCGCCACCGGCTGGCTGTTGTTCGGCGTCGCGGTTGAAGGCAACCTTTTGCACATCGCGTTGCTGGTCGCTCTGGGCAACATCGTGTTCCTCAACATAGGCTTCGTGGTCGGCGCGTTCTCCAAGACCGTATCGGCGGCAAGCGGTCTTGGCAATGCCGTCGGACTGCCCTTGATGTTCATGTCCGGCGTGTTTTTCCCTGTGGAAAATCTGCCCACAATTTTGCGTATTATCGTCGAGTACCTGCCGCTTGCGCCCATCGTTTCAATGGTCAGAGGCGTAGTCTTGCACTCCGCCGCCTTCTGGGAGTTTCCGCTGGAACTCGCCATCTTGTGCGGCTGGATAGTCATGTCCGCTGTCGCCGCAATACGCACATTCAAGTTTAGGTAG
- a CDS encoding PDZ domain-containing protein has protein sequence MPYSFSFRRLGIAAIGVALLASTAAACQTDTSSETENAAPLDATSAPASESSPTSAASPQTAAPDPTPTSTPEPYASNDGGTSAAQEMPTRAPRDSAALDAPLFPAVIPQDMPLEVPEGVPEELAIVWQVWSMLAAEHVDRGTFDPEVFTEASIRGMLMALDDPHTNYVRPDVFGMESEDIRGRFEGIGAHVSMNADGRLVVVAPIANSPAERAGIRPGDTILEVDGESIEGISLIEAVSKIRGPRGSIVRLLVQHIGDVERVVIEVERGVIPLQSVVMRSDPGARIAHIRLTNFYEDTADTLTETIRNTMAAGTEGIVLDLRDNPGGLLNSVVDVTSLFLEGGLLILYEVDGDGNRKDWIVRQNDDVLEQVPMVLLANQFSASASEILVGALQDHDRATVIGRKTFGKGSVSVLRQLDNGGGLFITFARWFTPDGRLIDRNGLEPDIEILHGDAQEEDIRQLERAIEKLEAELEQSAPTALRPAA, from the coding sequence TTGCCTTATAGTTTCAGTTTCAGGCGTTTGGGCATTGCGGCGATTGGCGTGGCGCTGCTCGCGAGTACGGCTGCTGCCTGCCAGACGGATACGAGCAGCGAGACGGAAAACGCGGCGCCTTTGGATGCGACTTCCGCCCCCGCAAGCGAAAGCTCCCCAACTTCAGCGGCATCACCGCAAACCGCGGCGCCTGACCCTACGCCTACGAGCACGCCTGAACCGTACGCATCAAACGACGGCGGCACATCGGCGGCGCAAGAAATGCCGACCAGAGCTCCGCGCGATTCTGCCGCTCTGGACGCTCCCCTATTCCCGGCGGTGATCCCGCAAGACATGCCGCTCGAAGTGCCGGAAGGTGTCCCGGAAGAATTGGCGATCGTCTGGCAGGTTTGGTCGATGCTCGCGGCTGAGCATGTCGATCGCGGCACATTCGATCCGGAGGTCTTCACCGAAGCGTCGATCCGAGGCATGCTCATGGCACTGGACGACCCGCACACAAACTATGTACGGCCCGATGTATTCGGCATGGAAAGCGAGGACATTCGCGGGCGCTTCGAAGGCATTGGCGCGCATGTGTCCATGAACGCTGACGGGCGGCTGGTCGTGGTCGCGCCGATTGCGAACAGCCCGGCAGAACGCGCGGGCATCCGGCCCGGCGACACCATCCTCGAAGTGGACGGCGAGAGCATCGAGGGCATAAGCCTGATTGAGGCGGTGTCGAAGATTCGCGGACCGCGCGGCAGCATAGTGCGGCTGCTGGTCCAGCACATCGGCGATGTCGAGCGTGTTGTCATCGAGGTCGAACGCGGCGTAATCCCCTTGCAGAGTGTCGTGATGCGCAGCGATCCGGGCGCTCGGATTGCGCACATCCGCCTGACAAACTTCTACGAAGACACCGCGGACACGCTGACCGAGACCATCCGCAACACAATGGCAGCGGGCACTGAAGGCATCGTGCTCGACTTGCGCGATAATCCTGGCGGGCTGCTGAACTCGGTCGTCGATGTTACGAGCCTATTCCTTGAAGGCGGGCTGCTTATCCTCTACGAAGTGGACGGCGATGGCAACCGCAAGGACTGGATTGTGCGGCAGAACGACGATGTGCTCGAGCAGGTGCCGATGGTACTGCTGGCGAATCAGTTCAGCGCGAGCGCGAGCGAGATCCTCGTCGGCGCGCTGCAGGACCACGACCGCGCCACTGTCATCGGAAGAAAGACCTTCGGTAAGGGCAGTGTCAGTGTCCTACGACAGTTGGACAACGGTGGCGGCCTTTTCATCACCTTCGCCCGCTGGTTCACACCGGACGGACGGCTGATCGACCGCAATGGACTGGAACCGGACATCGAAATCCTGCACGGCGACGCGCAGGAGGAAGACATCAGGCAGCTCGAAAGGGCGATTGAGAAGCTCGAGGCAGAACTCGAACAGTCTGCGCCAACTGCATTGAGGCCGGCGGCATGA